In a genomic window of Vicinamibacterales bacterium:
- a CDS encoding DUF3072 domain-containing protein, translating to MKNQTDDSTIKHPDEWKTGDDPATPSQRSYLETLAAQAGEPADAADDELTKADASKRIDELREKAGLDRAGR from the coding sequence ATGAAGAATCAGACGGACGACTCGACCATCAAACATCCCGACGAGTGGAAGACGGGCGACGATCCGGCGACGCCGTCGCAGCGGTCCTACCTCGAGACTCTGGCGGCGCAGGCGGGCGAACCGGCCGACGCGGCCGACGACGAGCTGACGAAGGCCGACGCGTCGAAGCGGATCGACGAGCTGCGCGAAAAGGCGGGGCTGGACCGGGCCGGACGCTAG
- a CDS encoding alkaline phosphatase D family protein — protein MLIPAMNQQPAFAFDNLWRGRVDRRAFLLGGIAVVAAGALPRARERVRWASDPFTLGVASGDPAHDGVVLWTRLAPDPLNGGGIAEPVEVTWEVGEDAGMRKILRQGRVTASAAAAHSVHAEVEGLDPDRWYWYRFHAADATSPIGRTKTLPKSGADVNRLRFAFASCQHYETGFFTAYRHMCSEDLDLVFHLGDYIYEGPGRDNVVRRHHGPELTTLQHYRERYAQYRLDPDLQAAHASFPWIVTPDDHEVDNNYAGDISENTDPRDLFLARRAAAYQAYYEHMPLRRRSVPAGPDIQLYRQFTYGQLASFFVLDTRQYRTDQPCGDMTKPPCPGTADPAATLLGAAQERWLFEAFDKSRRRWNVLPQQVMVARVDQFPGPEERISMDQWSGYDAGRTRLLELFARRRAANPIVLTGDIHSNWVNDLRVDFRDPKSPTVGTEFVGTSITSGGDGTDLPERLIAVMAENPFVKFYNSQRGYVSCSVTPQRWHADYQVVDFVTRKEGPRRTRASFLVEDGRPGAQRL, from the coding sequence ATGCTCATCCCCGCCATGAACCAGCAGCCGGCCTTCGCATTCGACAACCTGTGGCGCGGCCGCGTCGATCGACGCGCGTTCCTGCTCGGCGGCATCGCCGTCGTCGCCGCCGGCGCGCTGCCCCGCGCCCGCGAGCGCGTGCGCTGGGCGTCCGATCCGTTCACCCTCGGCGTGGCGTCAGGCGATCCGGCCCACGACGGTGTCGTCCTCTGGACGCGCCTGGCGCCGGACCCGCTGAACGGCGGCGGGATCGCCGAACCGGTGGAGGTCACCTGGGAAGTCGGCGAAGACGCAGGGATGCGGAAGATCCTGCGGCAGGGGCGCGTGACCGCGTCGGCCGCGGCGGCCCACAGCGTCCACGCCGAGGTAGAGGGACTCGATCCGGACCGGTGGTACTGGTACCGCTTCCACGCCGCGGACGCGACCAGTCCGATCGGCCGCACGAAGACGCTGCCGAAGAGCGGCGCCGACGTCAATCGCCTGCGCTTCGCGTTCGCCTCGTGCCAGCACTACGAAACGGGCTTCTTCACGGCCTACCGGCACATGTGCAGCGAGGATCTCGACCTCGTGTTCCACCTCGGGGACTACATCTACGAAGGCCCGGGCCGTGACAACGTGGTCCGCCGCCATCATGGCCCCGAACTGACGACGCTGCAGCATTATCGGGAGCGCTACGCCCAGTACCGACTGGATCCGGATCTGCAGGCGGCGCACGCGTCGTTCCCGTGGATCGTCACACCCGACGATCACGAGGTCGACAACAACTACGCCGGGGACATCTCGGAGAACACCGACCCGCGCGACCTGTTTCTCGCCCGCCGGGCCGCGGCCTACCAGGCCTACTACGAGCACATGCCGCTGCGCCGCCGGTCCGTCCCGGCCGGACCCGACATCCAGCTGTACCGCCAGTTCACCTACGGGCAGCTCGCTTCCTTTTTCGTGCTCGACACGCGCCAGTACCGCACCGATCAACCGTGCGGCGACATGACCAAGCCGCCCTGTCCGGGAACGGCGGATCCCGCGGCGACGCTGCTCGGCGCCGCGCAGGAGCGGTGGCTGTTCGAGGCGTTCGACAAATCGCGGCGGCGATGGAACGTGCTGCCGCAGCAGGTCATGGTGGCGCGCGTCGATCAGTTCCCCGGCCCCGAGGAGCGGATCTCCATGGACCAGTGGTCCGGCTACGACGCCGGACGCACGCGGCTGCTCGAGCTGTTCGCGCGGCGGCGCGCGGCCAATCCCATCGTCCTGACCGGCGACATCCACAGCAACTGGGTCAACGACCTGCGAGTCGATTTCCGCGACCCGAAGTCGCCGACGGTCGGCACCGAGTTCGTCGGCACCTCGATCACCTCGGGAGGGGACGGGACCGATCTGCCCGAGCGGCTGATCGCGGTGATGGCGGAGAACCCGTTCGTGAAGTTCTACAACAGCCAGCGCGGTTACGTGTCGTGTTCGGTGACGCCGCAGCGGTGGCACGCCGACTACCAGGTGGTCGACTTCGTGACCCGGAAGGAAGGGCCGCGCCGCACGCGCGCCTCGTTCCTCGTCGAGGATGGACGTCCGGGGGCGCAGCGGCTTTAG
- a CDS encoding Gfo/Idh/MocA family oxidoreductase, with protein sequence MTPQRVLVVGLGNMGLSHARAYARLPGATIAGVCARRVKTMLRPPEIAGVPAFTSFDEALAATKPDVVSINTFPDTHAEYAVKAMEAGAHVFVEKPLAETVAEAERVVETAARTKRKLVIGYILRHHPSWLQFIELARTLGTPLVFRMNLNQQSSGAQWQTHKNLLNSLSPIVDCGVHYVDIWCQITRANPRSVHAVGARLTDDLPAGMYNYGHLHVVFDDASVGWYEAGWGPMMSETAFFVKDVIGPNGSVSIVLAEGVVSVKSDDINAHTQTNQLLRHHAELKQDGTFARADERISTADEPSHDELCEREQRFLLKAIAEDVDLTAHMHDAVKSLRIVLAADESVRTGRVVTLPVPGL encoded by the coding sequence GTGACTCCGCAGCGCGTTCTCGTCGTCGGCCTCGGCAACATGGGACTCAGCCACGCGCGTGCCTACGCCAGGCTCCCCGGCGCCACCATCGCCGGCGTGTGCGCGCGGCGGGTGAAGACGATGCTGCGGCCGCCCGAGATCGCCGGCGTCCCCGCGTTCACCTCGTTCGACGAGGCGCTCGCGGCGACGAAGCCGGACGTGGTGTCGATCAACACGTTTCCCGACACCCACGCCGAGTACGCCGTCAAGGCGATGGAGGCCGGCGCGCACGTCTTCGTCGAGAAGCCGCTCGCCGAAACCGTCGCCGAAGCGGAGCGGGTGGTCGAGACGGCGGCGCGGACGAAGCGGAAGCTGGTGATCGGCTACATCCTCCGGCATCATCCGTCGTGGCTGCAGTTCATCGAGCTCGCCCGCACGCTCGGCACGCCGCTGGTGTTCCGCATGAACCTGAATCAGCAGTCGAGCGGCGCGCAGTGGCAGACTCACAAGAACCTGCTCAACAGCCTCTCGCCGATCGTCGACTGCGGCGTCCATTACGTCGACATCTGGTGTCAGATCACAAGGGCCAATCCGCGCTCGGTCCATGCCGTCGGCGCGCGGCTGACCGACGATCTCCCGGCGGGCATGTACAACTACGGCCACCTCCATGTGGTGTTCGACGATGCGTCGGTGGGCTGGTACGAGGCGGGCTGGGGCCCGATGATGAGCGAGACCGCGTTCTTCGTGAAGGACGTGATCGGCCCGAACGGTTCGGTGTCGATCGTGCTGGCGGAGGGGGTGGTCTCGGTGAAGTCGGACGACATCAACGCGCACACCCAGACCAACCAGCTGCTGCGCCATCATGCCGAGCTGAAGCAGGACGGCACGTTCGCGCGTGCCGACGAGCGGATCTCGACGGCGGACGAGCCGAGCCACGACGAGCTGTGCGAGCGGGAACAGCGCTTCCTGCTGAAGGCGATCGCCGAGGACGTCGATCTCACCGCGCACATGCACGACGCCGTGAAGAGCCTGCGGATCGTGCTGGCCGCGGACGAGTCCGTCCGGACCGGGCGGGTCGTGACCCTGCCGGTGCCAGGTCTGTAG
- a CDS encoding YdcF family protein → MTERVRALARQIWDYHHMHHVLAPADAILVLCSYDTAVADRGAQLFLDGWAPLLIFAGGQGAITRRLWTEPEADRFARIAIERGVPAERILIENQSMNTGENVEFTRRLLGGRGLDPASFILVQKPYMERRSYATFMKRWPGKQVVVTSPQVPFDEYLARYSNAALSEAEVIGIMVGDLQRIRDYPARGFQIPQEIPADVWAAFEELVALGYDTHLSPSPSRVPGL, encoded by the coding sequence ATGACGGAGCGTGTGCGCGCGCTGGCGCGACAGATCTGGGACTACCACCACATGCATCACGTGCTGGCGCCGGCTGACGCCATCCTGGTGCTGTGCAGTTACGACACCGCCGTCGCCGATCGCGGCGCGCAGCTGTTCCTCGACGGCTGGGCGCCGCTGCTGATCTTCGCCGGCGGCCAGGGGGCGATCACCCGCCGGCTGTGGACCGAGCCCGAGGCGGATCGATTCGCGCGCATCGCGATCGAGCGCGGCGTGCCGGCCGAACGGATTCTCATCGAGAACCAGTCGATGAATACCGGGGAGAACGTCGAGTTCACACGGCGTCTACTCGGCGGGCGAGGGCTCGATCCGGCGTCCTTCATCCTCGTGCAGAAGCCGTACATGGAGCGCCGCAGCTACGCGACATTCATGAAGCGGTGGCCGGGCAAGCAGGTGGTCGTGACCTCGCCGCAGGTGCCCTTCGACGAGTATCTGGCGCGCTACTCGAACGCCGCGCTCTCCGAAGCGGAGGTGATCGGCATCATGGTCGGCGATCTGCAGCGGATCCGGGACTATCCGGCGCGCGGTTTCCAGATCCCGCAGGAGATCCCGGCCGACGTGTGGGCCGCGTTCGAGGAGCTCGTCGCGCTCGGCTACGACACGCATCTGTCGCCGTCCCCGTCCCGGGTGCCAGGTCTCTAA
- a CDS encoding DinB family protein — translation MPIIASIRGEFERYKALAEAAIAQLDEPELSRIPAEDGNSIATVCWHVAGNLQSRFTEFLTSDGEKPWRRRDEEFEPRPVSRAELLAKWEAGWAVLLGALSELNDSQLDRPITIRGQGMRVDEALHRALAHTAYHCGQIVVLAKHARGAAWRSLSIPRGQSDAFNKNPSRQLAGEHARGLRERR, via the coding sequence ATGCCCATCATCGCGTCCATTCGCGGCGAGTTCGAACGCTATAAAGCGCTCGCCGAAGCCGCGATCGCCCAGCTCGACGAGCCCGAGCTGTCCCGCATACCGGCCGAAGACGGCAACTCGATTGCGACCGTCTGCTGGCACGTGGCGGGAAATCTGCAGTCGCGCTTCACCGAGTTCCTCACCAGCGACGGCGAAAAGCCGTGGCGCCGCCGCGACGAGGAGTTCGAGCCGCGGCCGGTGTCGCGCGCGGAGCTGCTCGCGAAATGGGAGGCAGGCTGGGCGGTGCTGCTCGGCGCGCTGTCCGAGCTGAACGACTCGCAGCTCGATCGCCCGATCACCATCCGCGGCCAGGGCATGCGCGTCGACGAGGCTCTCCATCGCGCGCTCGCGCACACCGCCTACCACTGCGGCCAGATCGTGGTGCTGGCGAAGCACGCGCGCGGCGCCGCCTGGCGGTCGCTCAGCATCCCGCGCGGCCAGTCGGACGCCTTCAACAAGAATCCGTCGCGGCAACTGGCGGGCGAGCACGCGCGCGGGCTTCGCGAGCGGCGCTAG
- a CDS encoding DUF1080 domain-containing protein translates to MRMLLPALLVALTAIVSPQPTQPPIIGRWDITVQRADGSERSAWLEVRHSGVNTLVGQFVGMSGSARPIAKVEFTNGEMRFAIPPQWERVDGDVVVSGTLSGDRLTGTMAIGSGAPMKWTGVRAPSLRRASAPRWDAPVPLFNGRDLSGWHIVGGSNEWEAAEGGVLRNRKSGGNLVTDATFDDFKLHAEFRYPAGGNSGIYLRGRYEVQIADVAGAEPEIDSLGAIYGYLAPSVMAARKPGEWQSFDVTLIGRHVTVALNGTTIIADREIPGITGAALDSHEGKPGPLLLQGDHGPIEYRNLTLARGK, encoded by the coding sequence ATGCGCATGCTGCTCCCCGCCCTGCTCGTCGCCCTCACCGCGATCGTCTCCCCGCAGCCGACTCAGCCGCCGATCATCGGCCGCTGGGACATCACCGTGCAGCGCGCCGACGGCAGCGAGCGCAGCGCCTGGCTCGAGGTGCGTCATTCGGGCGTCAACACGCTGGTCGGGCAGTTCGTCGGCATGTCGGGCAGCGCGCGTCCGATTGCGAAGGTCGAGTTCACGAACGGCGAGATGCGGTTCGCGATTCCGCCGCAGTGGGAGCGCGTGGACGGCGACGTCGTCGTCAGCGGGACGCTCAGTGGCGACAGGCTGACCGGGACGATGGCGATTGGCAGCGGGGCGCCGATGAAATGGACCGGCGTGCGGGCGCCGTCGCTGCGGCGCGCGTCCGCGCCGCGGTGGGACGCGCCGGTTCCGCTGTTCAACGGGCGTGATCTCTCCGGCTGGCACATCGTCGGCGGCAGCAACGAGTGGGAGGCGGCTGAGGGAGGCGTGCTGCGCAACCGCAAGTCGGGCGGCAATCTCGTCACCGACGCGACGTTCGACGACTTCAAGTTGCACGCGGAGTTCCGCTATCCGGCCGGCGGGAACAGCGGGATCTACCTGCGCGGGCGTTACGAAGTGCAGATCGCCGACGTGGCCGGTGCGGAGCCGGAGATCGACAGCCTCGGCGCGATCTACGGCTATCTCGCTCCCAGCGTCATGGCGGCCAGGAAGCCGGGGGAATGGCAGTCGTTCGACGTGACGCTGATCGGCCGCCACGTGACGGTCGCGCTGAACGGGACGACGATCATCGCCGATCGCGAGATTCCGGGGATCACCGGCGCGGCGCTGGACAGTCACGAGGGGAAGCCGGGTCCCCTGCTGCTGCAGGGCGATCACGGCCCGATCGAGTATCGCAACCTGACGCTCGCGCGCGGGAAATAG